ACCTGAACACTTGACAACATGACCTTTGGGGGTTGCTGATATGGGTGCAGCCCAGAGAGGCCCCACCCATTCTTGGGGTTATGTAACTTCCGCCAAGCCTTACTTCCTTAATCTTTTTGTACTTTGTCTCACTTGCAGGTAGCTGAGGTTTCCTATTGAGGGGTGAGCTAGCTGACTGTCCAGTCtgtggcttttgttttcttctgcttacttcctgtttcttggTATACATGCATTTATGTCTAACATAGCTAAAGTTGTATGAAAAGTATTCAGGAGTCCTTAAAATAATTAGTGGTtctggagaaaagaaagaaaaagctaattCAGGCCTATGCTAGACCAACATGAAGTAATACTTAtaatacaaatctgaaatgtaggggatgcatttgtattcagtccttCTGAGTCAAGACTTTGTGGAACCGTCCTCTCCTGGTTCCACAGcacttctttgcaaaatatctcaagCACGGTCAGAGTGGATGCAGATGATCTGCAAACGTCCATTTTTGATTCCTGCCACAGTTTTAGAATAAGTTTGGACTTTAAATTATTGCAGTGTAATTCTGGCTGTGTGTCTCAGGCCCCACCACCAGAAAGCAAACCTTCATCCTAGTTTGAAGTCTTTATGATCTCTAACCGATATCCCAGGCAATGCAAACATAACTACTTTCTCTTGGTCTATCATAAAAACtcaattgaaaaataaatttaggtTTGTGGTGACTAAATGTTAGAGTTCAAGAGTCATGAATACTTTTTGGAAGCTTTAGTATCTTCACAGCTTAACTCTACTATAAAAGTTTACTTTTGTACTTGTAATAGGTTTCTAATGTTGGTTATATAGACTACAAACCTAGTCATTTGTTATAATGAAACACAAGAAGCACCAGAAGGTAAAgattactattattttatttatacactCACAACTTTGTTGATCTTCTGTTGTTGATTTAACATACACAGTGTATTGTACTTGTATTTAGTAATTACTTCAAgcttttttgtgaaaaataaatgattgttcCTCTGAATTTTTTAGGGGgggaaacagacaaaatatgttGCATTGTTGTGCTCTTTCCTTTGTTTGCGTTAATGTTTTGTCAAGGTCGTCTTGACCTTTTCCCAGTCGCATCTCATTCTTAAAGTCATGATCCCTGAGAGCCTCCAAAGCCGGACAGAAGACATCAGTTAGGAAAAAAGTACtaaagaatgtttaaaaaaaatacatgtaccATGGATCACAGTGAAGAAGATGTAGAGCAAGAAGAAATGACACCAAGAACTGGAAGTTCCTCCAAAACTAATGAAAGTACTGGTAGAAAACTGGTCTGGAAGCCTGCCAAGAGGAATAAAGCATCATAGGTTTTTCTTACACTTTAAAGGCATAATGAATTTACTTTAAcctaaagttttctttaaataacgTTCCATTCTGTTATAATAAGGTGTTgtataaagtaaattaaaatttaattttattcctgAAATCGATCCAAATAAGTGCAAAGGCAATTGAGTTCTGCCCTGATGAAAATGTGCTTCTTTCTGCTTTAGATTGTGTTTTTCGTGCAACCCCGTCGTTTGTTTTTAGATCTAGGATATGAGAGATTATGAAGAAGGACGAGAAGAGTAACGGCGCAGGGGCACGTACACGTCGTCATTTCGCGGCGTAGCCATGGACGACTTGCCACAAAACCGAGCTGCGCTGAGTACATCATTTACGGTAAACCAACAATTTGTCAAGTCATTATGACTTGTACCACTGGGTTCGCATCATTTGCCGGTACACGAAGAAGCGCGCGGAGTGGGCGGAAATTGGACACAATACATAATCCGTTTCACATGCAAAACTACTCAAGTTCCAGTTGTACGAGAAACGTCAGTAATGAACACGATAACGAAGAGctgctaataaataaatacaatttatttagtAAAGTCAACCAAtcggatgtaaaaaaaaaaaaaaaagagctttagtcaagtttttttattattattctctgtGGCCTATACCGTTATACCATTAGGTGGCATTCGTTTCTTTTTGTGGTCGTCACCACCTTACTATTTAGATACAAACTCATCACTTCTGGCTGGACCTTGCGCTGGTGAACCAGAAAGGAGCAGTCTTGGTACTGGCGCTGCTCCTCCTTACGTCTCCGAGTATATAAAACTGAATTCAAGAATCCATTCATCTTCACTACACCATTGATAAtagttttcagaataaaagtaaTCGCACGAtgatttaatttacaatttaaaaaaaaacatagaaaaagacataaaatgaaaatacaattCATTATATTAGAAAGTTTCAATTCGGTTTTATTTTGGCGGAAAACTGTATTTTGCATCGGTTATTGGActaaagacttttattttgctaACTGCTAAACTGACTTCCGCTACTGTTTAGACTAGCTTGTCCGAGGCTTTAAAAGACGTTGGGACGTTCTCTGAAACGAAGGTATTTTGCAAACCCTGAGGTATCTTTTTCCATTGAGGCACACATCAAAAGGCAGTTATCATGGTCCGGGAAGTGAAGGATTTAGTAAGTACTTATTTTGACGCGCAGCGTCTCGATTTTACAGCGTTAATTTCCATCATGTTTGCCATTCTTACTTTGGGGTTAGGTAGGATAGAAACGCATCCATGCTTCTGCCCTCGCGCCTCTTTTGCAGCTCTTTGAGTTATCGTGATGCTTGATCCGTTGTCCGGGCCTGTCTGTTTAGAGTTCATTTAGCTACGTTTATACACAAGATGTGTAGCTGTTTATAGCTTATAAACTCTTAAACCCGCCGTCACCGTGGTCCCAGCAGGTTACACAAGGCTTACTGGGTCATCGTGCGCGAGGCTGCTGGACTTTTACCATGATGTAGTCCACGCCGCTGGTATGAAGTTGGCTTCCGATTCATAGCGCTTGAATCCTGTGGTTAGCAAAAGGGCTATCtcgttgtatttttttattttatttatttaaacattgcgtgccttttttttctttttaattaaatccatTTTAACATCGAACTAAATCGCCTAGGTTAGTCTTGTATtcttaatgaaaatatatacGTTTAAACTAGACTCTGCTATAGTAGAGGCGGCTATAGAGTTGAGTTGTCAAGCTTTTGCTTACATAAACATTCTAGTTATTGAAGCGGACATGGTATAAGGGAATTtgaaggctaaaaaaaaagcagaattaagTCCTTTACTTGGCTGCCAAATGAGAAGCCAATTCCGTGCCGTTTTAGCCCTGGCTGGTACACCGCCGCTGTCAACATGTGTTCAAAAGTATTGCTTGGACTGTGTGCCCGTCTGGTTTACTTGCTGGAATCATTTGtgcataaaaagtaaataaagttaaGGAGCAGACAAAGCTCAAAGTTGGGCGCTTGTGGAGCAATTCAGCGTTAGGCTACGCCGCCATTCACAGCAGGCCCAGGACGAAGGGTGGAGACGCTGATGATACTTAAACAGCTCAATAAAAAATGCAGCTGTCCCATATGGTGAGATAGTAGCAGCCTTGTGACTCATTGATCAGTCTGTTTAGTACAGTATCCAAACACAACGGCCCGAAAATGACCGCAGTTCTTATTTtcagtggatggatggatattttgaATCGTGGGAACTGAGCCCCACGACAAAAGATGTTGAAGAAATGTAGATCTCCACTTTTAAAAACGGGCGAAAGGCTTAAAGGGGGGAAAACAATcatgaaaatttaaaattctCCCCCAAACTGCTGTGCCTTGCCAAACTTTATACCCTTGGCAACAGCACAGGCAAGGCCATGCCAAAAATGAGACGCAACACAATGCTGCAGAAACCCAAGAGTGTTAACAGCTTATAAATGTTCTGTGTGTGATCTGTTTCACAGGCAGATTTCGAGTCCATCCTGAAGGAGGCTGGAAACAAGCTGGTGGTGGTGGACTTCACAGCTACATGGTGCGGTCCCTGCAAACAAATTGCCCCAGAGTTTATTGTAAGTGTTTTGAGTCTGAATATTTGTGTAAATGCAAAATTTGTGTGCAGTATTATTAAGAAGCTCAATTTGGCTCAAAATAAGGGTGGCTATTGTAAAGCGAAACTGTGCTAACAGCGGCCCCGAACcaaatgttttggatcattgcCCTCAAAGGGTGTGGCATCTGTTTGGAGAGGAAGCTTGTTGCTTTGGCAACCTATTGTTTGCTTTCCCCACCTTGAAGGGAAATGCTACACAGGGATACATAGTTACTTTGACTAAAGTTGATACCTTTTcatggaaaaacatttatgtaataaCTTGTGTTGGATACCAAAATActtttacttggaaaaaaaaaaaaacctttgtacttgttttttaaatattcaaccGGCTCTCTTCCAGAAACTGTCGGAGGTGCCTGAAAACAAGGAGGTGGTTTTCTTGAAAGTGGACGTAGATGAGGCTGAAGTAAgtctcctttttatttcttaatcattgtttattttaatatcgCATCATCCAAAGTCCTTTATGAAACTAATAGTTTGAAATTGGTATTTAATTTTATACAAACAAATTGATTAACAAAAAAGATTCAGGTATCTTAAAGTGGCATGCAGGAAAAATGCCTTCAATAATCAGCAgccctgattttttttcccttttctttttttttaagcacttgtgGTAACCccataaaatgtatattttcttgttttgtcagGATGTGAGCAGTCAGTGCAAAATTTCATGCATGCCTACATTCCAATTCTACAAGAATGGTGCGAAGGTGAGTCCAAACACtcatttgtaaaatttttattttctaaaaaatgtgtCCTCCTCCCTTATTGGAGGAACACTAGAGTCGTCTATTATTTCAGAGATCAGGATCCTGAAAAGTTACAAACACGTTTTTGTGAGAATATTTGCTCTGCGTGGTTCTTGCATATTTGACAAGTTCGGTTTAAGAGGAGATTCTTGAGCAGTTGGGGGAACTGTTATCTGAATTTTGGGAACTATGGTGCAACAGCTTTCTTCATGCGTGTCCACAATGACTCTGGTGTAAAAACAATGGGTTTCTGTAGAGCTCAGActgaattatgactttaaagtGAGACTACAGAATCATGGTCAGAAGCATGagatttatactttttttttttcttcctacaCAGAGTAAAGATTTACTATTGAAACAATTTTAAGGCATCtgtaattaatgtaaaataattcagttcaactattttaattgcagttttttaaattctcagaTACATGTTCCAAACCCTCACAAAGAGTATGAATCACATTCACTCAGGGGTTAAACTAGacttattttaaattgcatctcattttattttatggaggAAGTCGAACTCTGACATTAGCTTTTTGACGCCACCTAGTGGCgtgtttgttcaaaatgttgCCTTCATCAAAGTTACCACCAGTTTCAcgtttttagtttattaaaccAGCTGGTGGTTTGCGGTCACTCGGCAGGTGTGACCCTGAGTCTTTTATTAGTgtgaaagataataaaaataatttttgtgggAACACTTGATCTTTTAACAGTCTGTGACTGAGAAATGTGTAGCATGTGGCTTCAGATTCAGACAAAATAAGACTCGGACTCACCTTTTGAATTGTGACCTGAAGCTTGGAAAACATTGACTTGTCAGCATCTGATCTATTCCTCCTTCCTCAACCACACTGTACATGTATAGCAACGgattcaataaaacatatttaggtaaaatttttagatattttgttttttttttgtggtgaagACACAGTTGTGGTTAAACTGTCTATATGCGCTGCACTTAATAAAATCCACAGAATAAAACCCTGAGAGGCtcaaacaataaatgaatgagCTCTAATGGTTTGGCTCTCAGGTGGTGGAAAGGCAAACCGGTTCTTGACTGAACAAAAGAACTGGAACCAGAATAGCACCGTTCTCCAGGCTTTAGATCAGTTTGAGATGTGTTAAATGACGAAACGAGATCACGAAATACAGAGCTGTGGGAGATGAGATATGCCGCGATTATGCGTGGTAACTCTTTGTTTTCTGCGTTTCAGGTGTTTGAGTTCTCTGGAGCCAACCTGGCAACACTAAAGTCCAAACTTGAAGAGCTGAGATAGACGCCGAAATCCTCCTGACCAATCCACACACGACCACACTGTACAAAGCCTCCAGTAGAAGCTGTTACCCTCTAAACACATCGGAGAGGATCCCCTCTTGAATTTCATGTAATCATAATGTCCGCTGTCCCATTTCAGCTATAACTTATGTTCCACCGTTTATGTAACGACCCCGTGGTCCTGTTTAATTCAGTATGTCTCGACTGTCTTTTAGACTGAGCTTCAGCTAGATTCCAAAATGACTGACTAAACATGtctgtatgtttaaaaaaaaaaaaaaggtggatttaATAAACGGtgaatcaataattttttttgttgcactttttcatttaaagtagAAACACTAGCTGACAGAGACGTGAACAAGACTGAATGCTACAGACCGGTGGATTCATGCTGACGGGAAAGgaaagtttaaaatgtcttacagagcttagcagaaaaaaagtcagtacTTTTCTGTTACAGCAAAATCAAATAAGTCCATTTGATTTTGCATTGTAGCTGCTGTAGGATTAAATCAGCAAATTGGAATGTCTAATATTTAGGTCTGAGTTCTAACTATGCTGTACAGGAATATATGAACAAAGAAATGTATGAATGTTACTTTTACAGGTTAGTTGGTTATGTGGGCCAAGTGtataacattttcaaacattgatAGGGAAGAGGTACAACTAATAAATCTATTAACCAATCAATCACCAGGAAACTTATTAAAACCAGGATGCGCCACGCATTGTGTTTCAGACTATAATGCCCAAAACAGACGTATAACTGAccagaaatcagttttcttaCGCACTTTCTCTCTGGCTACTTGTAATCAATACCTGATCCAACTGAAGCGAGCCCTCATCTTTGATTGGTGTGTTGTACCCGCCagtataacaaaatagacccgAGAACCTATCAGATCCAGGGCGGTTAAAGGAGTGGCCAATCAGATTTCAGGGGTGGCACCAGCTCCTCCCCCACCCCCTTAGCCAACACCCAGTCAGGTAGCATCCTCATTGCATACCTGTGTTTTTCCGAAGGTTGTAGCCTGTTATGGCAAGCCGTTTTATCATTTAATAGCCTGGATTTGTATTCCAGATATCTGTACATCGATTAttcccagtaaaaaaaagttatctgtaatatgattattttacaattttcttaaaGTAATTCTCCTTAGAACAAATAACATTACATTCCCCATCCATGTGTATTGTATACACATGGATGGGATACAATACATGTGTAAAAAATACACATGTATGGTGTATATACACATACATTATCTGGAATAACCATTGTAGATAAATTACATTGAATTCTTACATTGGAGAAACTTATTTCAGATAGCTGCAATTCAACTGTTACTAGTAATGACTATTTCTATATAGATTAAATAGGAAAcgtatgtttttttcttctctgcaggATCACTTCCTGTATTAGTGTGCATATGATACTAGAGAAAATGGCTATTTCAAATTAGACCTGCTTAAATTAACATCAGCAGTCTTCTTCAGGTTGTCCACACACATTAAGTTCATCCCTGAAATCTGAGTTTCATTATATCACATTTACAGTAGTCAAGAGTATGTAAAATAGTTGCATGTAAAACTGATTGTAGATATAAAATcacaatcacataaaatccccaaaaagtactttgaagtttttaacatgtaaaatttgatttgaggCGTATCAGTGCTTTTGTGAGGCCTAATATGTATAGCTAGTACACATATTGACACCTGCAATATCCAACTATGAACATCTAAGCCTCATATGAGAGAAGTGGAAAGCAGTGTGAGGTTCCAATCTCAATGAAAAGGTTTGTTGACTGGTTAAACcacaaaacataaatcaaaactGAGTTCTCTCTAAAATATTCCCGCTTGTCTGCATTCCTAAAGTATGAGTGTGTTTCCAAAAAGCAGCACATATCCTATAGGCTCTTCCAAAGaaatctgtaattatttttctcttggtGTGGGTGTCACCTTTGGACTGTGGCAGAGTCTGTATTAAGTTGCAT
The DNA window shown above is from Poecilia reticulata strain Guanapo linkage group LG14, Guppy_female_1.0+MT, whole genome shotgun sequence and carries:
- the txnb gene encoding thioredoxin b gives rise to the protein MVREVKDLADFESILKEAGNKLVVVDFTATWCGPCKQIAPEFIKLSEVPENKEVVFLKVDVDEAEDVSSQCKISCMPTFQFYKNGAKVFEFSGANLATLKSKLEELR